From the genome of Chelonia mydas isolate rCheMyd1 chromosome 2, rCheMyd1.pri.v2, whole genome shotgun sequence, one region includes:
- the JCAD gene encoding junctional protein associated with coronary artery disease isoform X1, which translates to MFSVEDLLISHGYKLSKTPPASYENRNDGYQPEITENRTSRGTLNGFETDSGAYIYTKKPLAKGNLSSSEGSHGSQGRHAGPGYHPDLRGLSTFHTSEAGFYDRPLLAWSSGPKTDKDLAYWRRRGQDFSVLLDYTDKGDSEMKGLAPPHGVYRHAKESQLEVGAGTESVTRSGLQETWKVPGDYKWQSLRTESWKQPTKFGRQMSDGDREKLLQDLYSLSLGDNVLSSHNKGKSQSLPRVLSPETLKCVEIPSLVNNHHFLSGTKAPSGPQNRLPLEFTKPRETGSHLLPLAKPKYGRPLKPPSYELHRQMRAPVETSGFQDHQQTDEPVSYLAKGNELKQDTYIPDSGLEPPVYIPPPSYKSPPQPSVNQHSLNEVPNYDLCFDNSQRHPVERTLSSHLPFTSTLETRGEDCKDDHLPHGKQSHSRHTDDYLHSIQYIPFDDPRIRHIKIAHPESLQDNTKHTENTCRTNPTALQERTIELQYNSAFLDPSNLLNTVKGERIPDSTTNNRWLAVSNRDQENWALPDQRDSGDTDNHLPENESNQEYPKGNLSVRNPHMDSTCETVTRVKKFEPGTGMQSKKSSKKKMNETIFCLVSIPVKSESNLPDTDRNNNLTQSPDKKNEFDNNGALQEQSLLSMSSTDLELQALTGSMTNKTELQKQELWKPEEFKQTNDLRFTQPTKHRELKYSGSWPGDQYKDQQTQTCFTEDSKRSQFFHGIKPGEPNNKLMAPKFLACTVSLVGSEQAGLSPDDRKCRQNTYNMKGQMNLNPSSNSAFSRTATSVIQVHSPKAYQSQPYGSCTTMPTQERETGTIPRGDVVKGKASAPCKSKELFGQFLLKPVGRRPWDAISELESFNKELQEQEESTSSEDSVESEGTKQDCVPTKIGTSRTDESTQELRPCKQLKTVVPDGPVFKQGRVKSKSESWSTELKSDDPHICVGSQSSLNAKESSSLIKPADGSVITETRNQEVKNRTNKQGASSGPVNRVLSSSPNNANQSNPFNHVDLKETKEDRNYIANMLDFVKRNKSATPRSDKPLERGSIVRLSLTSRNQGHSEPDLRSVGLDIDPEPGANNSDFSSNANAMEIPQNESLQARAARILGIEVAVESLIPGNRTGLHQYTSPANSVQDPELPVGGIVRDKVETKDRSYEGRRKCGWTESSLFVGERDFSFWTGEHQSTDQEARSKTLVIEQGFEEHAGLNRQDEDPDLPCKSVTHQLAERNVIIPSSEKRVRSTSKVIETLQGKLASPPSRTVMDRLVRMKEVDSVSRMRRLSIKSADSGEEVDEEKPPRVQEERGSYAPLSSNELSRKMVHTGAVSKRIISLDENGHVTTIGKKKADRDFCLDMYDPSRVERV; encoded by the exons GTTTTATGACAGACCTCTGTTAGCATGGTCTTCGGGGCCCAAGACTGATAAAGATCTGGCCTACTGGAGAAGAAGAGGACAAGACTTTAGCGTCTTACTGGATTACACCGACAAAGGAGACTCTGAAATGAAAGGATTGGCACCACCCCATGGAGTGTACAGACATGCTAAAGAAAGTCAGCTGGAGGTAGGAGCAGGAACAGAGAGTGTGACGAGAAGTGGCTTGCAGGAGACCTGGAAAGTGCCCGGTGATTACAAATGGCAAAGTTTAAGAACAGAAAGCTGGAAACAACCTACAAAATTTGGAAGACAAATGTCTGATGGTGATAGAGAGAAACTGCTTCAAGATCTATACTCATTGAGCCTGGGAGACAATGTACTTAGCTCCCATAACAAAGGGAAATCACAATCATTGCCAAGAGTTCTTTCACCAGAGACCCTGAAGTGTGTGGAAATACCCTCCCTGGTGAATAATCATCACTTCCTAAGTGGAACTAAAGCACCCTCTGGTCCCCAAAACAGACTGCCTTTGGAATTCACAAAACCCAGGGAAACTGGAAGCCACCTTCTTCCTCTGGCCAAGCCCAAGTATGGCAGACCCCTTAAACCTCCATCCTATGAACTGCACCGACAGATGAGGGCACCGGTAGAAACCAGTGGCTTTCAGGACCACCAGCAAACAGATGAGCCTGTTTCATATTTAGCTAAAGGTAATGAGCTGAAGCAAGACACTTACATTCCAGACTCTGGTTTAGAGCCCCCTGTCTATATACCACCTCCATCTTACAAGTCCCCACCTCAGCCAAGTGTGAATCAGCATTCCCTCAATGAAGTGCCTAACTATGACTTGTGCTTTGACAACAGTCAGCGGCATCCAGTAGAGAGGACCCTCAGCAGCCATCTACCCTTCACTAGCACATTGGAAACTAGGGGTGAAGACTGCAAAGATGACCACCTTCCTCATGGAAAACAAAGCCATTCCAGGCACACTGATGACTACCTGCATTCCATTCAGTATATTCCTTTTGATGATCCTCGAATACGGCATATTAAAATAGCACATCCAGAGAGCCTCCAGGACAACACTAAACACACTGAAAATACATGTAGGACCAATCCTACTGCTTTGCAGGAGAGAACTATCGAACTACAATACAACAGTGCCTTTTTGGATCCATCAAACTTACTAAATACTGTAAAGGGTGAGAGAATTCCCGACAGCACCACAAATAACAGGTGGTTGGCAGTATCCAACAGAGATCAGGAAAACTGGGCCTTGCCTGACCAAAGAGACAGTGGTGACACAGATAATCACCTCCCTGAAAATGAAAGTAATCAGGAGTACCCAAAGGGCAACCTTTCTGTAAGAAACCCACATATGGATAGCACCTGTGAGACTGTTACTAGAGTAAAAAAGTTTGAACCTGGAACTGGGATGCAGAGCAAAAAGagttcaaagaaaaaaatgaatgaaactaTATTTTGTTTGGTGTCCATCCCAGTTAAATCTGAATCAAATCTGCCAGATACTGATAGGAACAATAACTTAACACAGAGCCCTGATAAGAAGAATGAATTTGATAACAATGGAGCTTTGCAAGAACAAAGTCTTTTAAGTATGTCTTCCACCGACTTGGAGTTACAAGCTCTCACAGGAAGCATGACCAATAAAACCGAGTTACAAAAACAAGAGCTGTGGAAACCAGAGGAGTTCAAACAAACGAATGACCTCAGATTTACTCAGCCTACAAAACACAGGGAACTCAAATACTCTGGCTCTTGGCCAGGTGATCAGTACAAAGACCAGCAAACACAGACCTGTTTCACTGAAGACTCGAAAAGGTCACAGTTTTTCCATGGTATAAAACCTGGTGAACCAAATAATAAATTGATGGCTCCAAAATTCTTAGCCTGTACAGTGTCTTTGGTTGGGTCAGAACAGGCAGGTTTATCCCCCGATGACAGAAAATGTAGGCAGAATACATACAATATGAAAGGTCAGATGAACCTCAATCCATCCAGCAATAGTGCTTTTTCAAGGACTGCCACCTCAGTAATTCAGGTACATTCACCAAAGGCATACCAGAGCCAGCCTTATGGGTCCTGCACAACCATGCCTACCCAGGAAAGGGAAACTGGCACAATTCCCAGGGGCGATGTGGTCAAGGGCAAAGCAAGTGCTCCCTGCAAGAGTAAAGAACTATTTGGTCAGTTTCTCTTGAAACCTGTTGGTCGCCGTCCCTGGGATGCAATAAGTGAGTTAGAAAGTTTTAACAAGGAGCTCCAAGAACAGGAAGAAAGCACTAGTAGTGAAGATAGCGTGGAGAGTGAGGGAACAAAGCAGGACTGTGTTCCTACAAAGATAGGGACCTCCAGAACTGATGAATCAACCCAGGAACTCAGACCTTGTAAGCAGCTAAAAACTGTGGTACCAGATGGTCCTGTATTTAAACAAGGAAGAGTTAAAAGTAAGTCTGAAAGTTGGAGTACGGAGCTTAAGTCTGATGATCCACATATCTGTGTTGGATCACAAAGCTCCTTGAATGCGAAAGAGAGCAGTAGTTTAATCAAGCCAGCAGATGGAAGTGTGATAACAGAAACAAGAAACCAGGAAGTCAagaacagaacaaacaaacagggagCTAGTTCAGGCCCAGTCAATAGAGTTTTGTCCAGTAGTCCAAATAATGCAAATCAGAGTAATCCATTCAATCATGTGGACTTAAAGGAGACAAAAGAGGATAGAAATTACATAGCTAATATGTTAGATTTTGTAAAACGGAACAAAAGCGCAACTCCCAGGAGTGATAAACCTTTAGAGAGAGGATCTATAGTAAGATTGTCTTTAACTAGTAGAAATCAAGGTCATTCTGAGCCAGATTTGAGGTCGGTGGGACTGGATATTGATCCTGAACCTGGTGCTAACAACTCTGATTTTTCTTCTAATGCAAATGCAATGGAGATCCCCCAAAATGAGTCACTGCAGGCAAGAGCTGCAAGGATTCTGGGTATAGAAGTAGCAGTGGAGTCTCTAATTCCTGGGAACAGAACTGGCCTCCACCAATACACCAGTCCTGCAAATAGTGTCCAGGATCCTGAATTACCAGTAGGTGGAATAGTACGTGACAAAGTAGAAACAAAAGACCGGTCTTATGAGGGCAGACGAAAGTGTGGCTGGACAGAAAGTTCTCTctttgttggagagagagacttcTCGTTTTGGACTGGTGAACACCAGAGCACTGACCAAGAAGCCAGATCTAAAACTCTGGTAATTGAGCAAGGTTTTGAAGAGCATGCGGGTCTCAACAGGCAAGATGAGGATCCAGACCTGCCTTGCAAGTCTGTTACACATCAACTTGCTGAAAGAAACGTGATCATTCCGAGCTCGGAAAAGAGAGTTAGAAGCACCTCAAAGGTGATTGAGACGTTACAAGGCAAACTTGCCTCTCCCCCTAGCCGAACAGTCATGGATCGTTTGGTGCGAATGAAAGAAGTTGACTCGGTTTCCCGTATGCGGCGTCTGAGTATCAAGAGTGCAGATTCAGGGGAGGAAGTAGATGAGGAGAAACCTCCAAGGGTACAAGAGGAGAGAGGAAGCTATGCCCCACTCAGCAGTAATGAACTCTCTCGCAAAATGGTGCACACAGGTGCGGTTTCCAAGCGCATTATCTCTCTCGATGAAAATGGACACGTAACTACGATAGGCAAGAAGAAGGCTGACCGAGATTTTTGTTTAG ATATGTACGATCCCTCCAGGGTTGAAAGGGTGTGA
- the JCAD gene encoding junctional protein associated with coronary artery disease isoform X4 translates to MKGLAPPHGVYRHAKESQLEVGAGTESVTRSGLQETWKVPGDYKWQSLRTESWKQPTKFGRQMSDGDREKLLQDLYSLSLGDNVLSSHNKGKSQSLPRVLSPETLKCVEIPSLVNNHHFLSGTKAPSGPQNRLPLEFTKPRETGSHLLPLAKPKYGRPLKPPSYELHRQMRAPVETSGFQDHQQTDEPVSYLAKGNELKQDTYIPDSGLEPPVYIPPPSYKSPPQPSVNQHSLNEVPNYDLCFDNSQRHPVERTLSSHLPFTSTLETRGEDCKDDHLPHGKQSHSRHTDDYLHSIQYIPFDDPRIRHIKIAHPESLQDNTKHTENTCRTNPTALQERTIELQYNSAFLDPSNLLNTVKGERIPDSTTNNRWLAVSNRDQENWALPDQRDSGDTDNHLPENESNQEYPKGNLSVRNPHMDSTCETVTRVKKFEPGTGMQSKKSSKKKMNETIFCLVSIPVKSESNLPDTDRNNNLTQSPDKKNEFDNNGALQEQSLLSMSSTDLELQALTGSMTNKTELQKQELWKPEEFKQTNDLRFTQPTKHRELKYSGSWPGDQYKDQQTQTCFTEDSKRSQFFHGIKPGEPNNKLMAPKFLACTVSLVGSEQAGLSPDDRKCRQNTYNMKGQMNLNPSSNSAFSRTATSVIQVHSPKAYQSQPYGSCTTMPTQERETGTIPRGDVVKGKASAPCKSKELFGQFLLKPVGRRPWDAISELESFNKELQEQEESTSSEDSVESEGTKQDCVPTKIGTSRTDESTQELRPCKQLKTVVPDGPVFKQGRVKSKSESWSTELKSDDPHICVGSQSSLNAKESSSLIKPADGSVITETRNQEVKNRTNKQGASSGPVNRVLSSSPNNANQSNPFNHVDLKETKEDRNYIANMLDFVKRNKSATPRSDKPLERGSIVRLSLTSRNQGHSEPDLRSVGLDIDPEPGANNSDFSSNANAMEIPQNESLQARAARILGIEVAVESLIPGNRTGLHQYTSPANSVQDPELPVGGIVRDKVETKDRSYEGRRKCGWTESSLFVGERDFSFWTGEHQSTDQEARSKTLVIEQGFEEHAGLNRQDEDPDLPCKSVTHQLAERNVIIPSSEKRVRSTSKVIETLQGKLASPPSRTVMDRLVRMKEVDSVSRMRRLSIKSADSGEEVDEEKPPRVQEERGSYAPLSSNELSRKMVHTGAVSKRIISLDENGHVTTIGKKKADRDFCLDMYDPSRVERV, encoded by the exons ATGAAAGGATTGGCACCACCCCATGGAGTGTACAGACATGCTAAAGAAAGTCAGCTGGAGGTAGGAGCAGGAACAGAGAGTGTGACGAGAAGTGGCTTGCAGGAGACCTGGAAAGTGCCCGGTGATTACAAATGGCAAAGTTTAAGAACAGAAAGCTGGAAACAACCTACAAAATTTGGAAGACAAATGTCTGATGGTGATAGAGAGAAACTGCTTCAAGATCTATACTCATTGAGCCTGGGAGACAATGTACTTAGCTCCCATAACAAAGGGAAATCACAATCATTGCCAAGAGTTCTTTCACCAGAGACCCTGAAGTGTGTGGAAATACCCTCCCTGGTGAATAATCATCACTTCCTAAGTGGAACTAAAGCACCCTCTGGTCCCCAAAACAGACTGCCTTTGGAATTCACAAAACCCAGGGAAACTGGAAGCCACCTTCTTCCTCTGGCCAAGCCCAAGTATGGCAGACCCCTTAAACCTCCATCCTATGAACTGCACCGACAGATGAGGGCACCGGTAGAAACCAGTGGCTTTCAGGACCACCAGCAAACAGATGAGCCTGTTTCATATTTAGCTAAAGGTAATGAGCTGAAGCAAGACACTTACATTCCAGACTCTGGTTTAGAGCCCCCTGTCTATATACCACCTCCATCTTACAAGTCCCCACCTCAGCCAAGTGTGAATCAGCATTCCCTCAATGAAGTGCCTAACTATGACTTGTGCTTTGACAACAGTCAGCGGCATCCAGTAGAGAGGACCCTCAGCAGCCATCTACCCTTCACTAGCACATTGGAAACTAGGGGTGAAGACTGCAAAGATGACCACCTTCCTCATGGAAAACAAAGCCATTCCAGGCACACTGATGACTACCTGCATTCCATTCAGTATATTCCTTTTGATGATCCTCGAATACGGCATATTAAAATAGCACATCCAGAGAGCCTCCAGGACAACACTAAACACACTGAAAATACATGTAGGACCAATCCTACTGCTTTGCAGGAGAGAACTATCGAACTACAATACAACAGTGCCTTTTTGGATCCATCAAACTTACTAAATACTGTAAAGGGTGAGAGAATTCCCGACAGCACCACAAATAACAGGTGGTTGGCAGTATCCAACAGAGATCAGGAAAACTGGGCCTTGCCTGACCAAAGAGACAGTGGTGACACAGATAATCACCTCCCTGAAAATGAAAGTAATCAGGAGTACCCAAAGGGCAACCTTTCTGTAAGAAACCCACATATGGATAGCACCTGTGAGACTGTTACTAGAGTAAAAAAGTTTGAACCTGGAACTGGGATGCAGAGCAAAAAGagttcaaagaaaaaaatgaatgaaactaTATTTTGTTTGGTGTCCATCCCAGTTAAATCTGAATCAAATCTGCCAGATACTGATAGGAACAATAACTTAACACAGAGCCCTGATAAGAAGAATGAATTTGATAACAATGGAGCTTTGCAAGAACAAAGTCTTTTAAGTATGTCTTCCACCGACTTGGAGTTACAAGCTCTCACAGGAAGCATGACCAATAAAACCGAGTTACAAAAACAAGAGCTGTGGAAACCAGAGGAGTTCAAACAAACGAATGACCTCAGATTTACTCAGCCTACAAAACACAGGGAACTCAAATACTCTGGCTCTTGGCCAGGTGATCAGTACAAAGACCAGCAAACACAGACCTGTTTCACTGAAGACTCGAAAAGGTCACAGTTTTTCCATGGTATAAAACCTGGTGAACCAAATAATAAATTGATGGCTCCAAAATTCTTAGCCTGTACAGTGTCTTTGGTTGGGTCAGAACAGGCAGGTTTATCCCCCGATGACAGAAAATGTAGGCAGAATACATACAATATGAAAGGTCAGATGAACCTCAATCCATCCAGCAATAGTGCTTTTTCAAGGACTGCCACCTCAGTAATTCAGGTACATTCACCAAAGGCATACCAGAGCCAGCCTTATGGGTCCTGCACAACCATGCCTACCCAGGAAAGGGAAACTGGCACAATTCCCAGGGGCGATGTGGTCAAGGGCAAAGCAAGTGCTCCCTGCAAGAGTAAAGAACTATTTGGTCAGTTTCTCTTGAAACCTGTTGGTCGCCGTCCCTGGGATGCAATAAGTGAGTTAGAAAGTTTTAACAAGGAGCTCCAAGAACAGGAAGAAAGCACTAGTAGTGAAGATAGCGTGGAGAGTGAGGGAACAAAGCAGGACTGTGTTCCTACAAAGATAGGGACCTCCAGAACTGATGAATCAACCCAGGAACTCAGACCTTGTAAGCAGCTAAAAACTGTGGTACCAGATGGTCCTGTATTTAAACAAGGAAGAGTTAAAAGTAAGTCTGAAAGTTGGAGTACGGAGCTTAAGTCTGATGATCCACATATCTGTGTTGGATCACAAAGCTCCTTGAATGCGAAAGAGAGCAGTAGTTTAATCAAGCCAGCAGATGGAAGTGTGATAACAGAAACAAGAAACCAGGAAGTCAagaacagaacaaacaaacagggagCTAGTTCAGGCCCAGTCAATAGAGTTTTGTCCAGTAGTCCAAATAATGCAAATCAGAGTAATCCATTCAATCATGTGGACTTAAAGGAGACAAAAGAGGATAGAAATTACATAGCTAATATGTTAGATTTTGTAAAACGGAACAAAAGCGCAACTCCCAGGAGTGATAAACCTTTAGAGAGAGGATCTATAGTAAGATTGTCTTTAACTAGTAGAAATCAAGGTCATTCTGAGCCAGATTTGAGGTCGGTGGGACTGGATATTGATCCTGAACCTGGTGCTAACAACTCTGATTTTTCTTCTAATGCAAATGCAATGGAGATCCCCCAAAATGAGTCACTGCAGGCAAGAGCTGCAAGGATTCTGGGTATAGAAGTAGCAGTGGAGTCTCTAATTCCTGGGAACAGAACTGGCCTCCACCAATACACCAGTCCTGCAAATAGTGTCCAGGATCCTGAATTACCAGTAGGTGGAATAGTACGTGACAAAGTAGAAACAAAAGACCGGTCTTATGAGGGCAGACGAAAGTGTGGCTGGACAGAAAGTTCTCTctttgttggagagagagacttcTCGTTTTGGACTGGTGAACACCAGAGCACTGACCAAGAAGCCAGATCTAAAACTCTGGTAATTGAGCAAGGTTTTGAAGAGCATGCGGGTCTCAACAGGCAAGATGAGGATCCAGACCTGCCTTGCAAGTCTGTTACACATCAACTTGCTGAAAGAAACGTGATCATTCCGAGCTCGGAAAAGAGAGTTAGAAGCACCTCAAAGGTGATTGAGACGTTACAAGGCAAACTTGCCTCTCCCCCTAGCCGAACAGTCATGGATCGTTTGGTGCGAATGAAAGAAGTTGACTCGGTTTCCCGTATGCGGCGTCTGAGTATCAAGAGTGCAGATTCAGGGGAGGAAGTAGATGAGGAGAAACCTCCAAGGGTACAAGAGGAGAGAGGAAGCTATGCCCCACTCAGCAGTAATGAACTCTCTCGCAAAATGGTGCACACAGGTGCGGTTTCCAAGCGCATTATCTCTCTCGATGAAAATGGACACGTAACTACGATAGGCAAGAAGAAGGCTGACCGAGATTTTTGTTTAG ATATGTACGATCCCTCCAGGGTTGAAAGGGTGTGA